The following proteins come from a genomic window of Aspergillus oryzae RIB40 DNA, chromosome 4:
- a CDS encoding uncharacterized protein (predicted protein), whose translation MDLSRQEYPALLASLQPGQATSVLNDRIRLINKINADIADWLQSGDVSWSELILIRATGATPRRRSIRPRVTETCDAAATGQWSGTRIPWQRIVNATEMVASSHETFAQKIEEDVERPLRDYHTKNRELASLPGVQSDLATLAKNLEASLKKVEKAREKGPKGADKLAGAVAASEGVRQEWESRAPFAFEQLQAADESRLNHLRDALTQLETHESDQVERCRQAAETCLNVLLNVETADEIKTFAEKVNGGRPVVLRQQVSPTPAAAPSGPPPRLHDDTASQRSETSGPVRTPPAPEPQPRHTTPLGGLKRLGTVMNRRKSIIQPSGGAAFFSDKKHRSPFASFKRGDSREMQIPESLPDEERPGTALTTQENHNEVTRITSETNDHEGHGPMTSIPSTQPAPTTANGTTSPEPPAETSFAASDSNQMYCRPLISRSSHGSTPKDSRNHLRLLMRSLALREKQLVWRRLASI comes from the exons ATGGATCTCTCACGGCAGGAGTATCCAGCTTTGCTG GCCTCTTTGCAGCCAGGCCAAGCTACCAGTGTTCTCAACGACCGCATTCGCctcatcaacaagatcaatgCCGACATCGCGGATTGGTTACAG TCCGGCGACGTGAGTTGGAGCGAGCTAATTCTGATTCGCGCAACAGGAGCGACGCCGCGTCGAAGAAGCATACGCCCAAGGGTTACGGAAACTTGCGACGCGGCAGCAACTGGACAATGGAGCGGCACTAGG ATACCATGGCAACGCATCGTCAATGCCACAGAAATGGTGGCCTCGTCGCACGAAACCTTCGCACAGAAAAtcgaggaagatgtggaaCGCCCTCTCAGGGATTACCACACCAAGAACCGCGAATTGGCATCTTTGCCTGGAGTTCAGAGCGACCTTGCAACTCTTGCGAAGAATTTGGAAGCGTCGCTCAAAAAGGTGGAGAAAGCCAGAGAGAAAGGCCCGAAGGGTGCGGATAAGCTGGCTGGTGCGGTTGCTGCTTCTGAAGGAGTTAGGCAGGAATGGGAGTCAAGGGCACCTTTCGCTTTTGAGCAGCTCCAAGCAGCAGACGAGAGTCGGCTCAACCATCTGCGGGATGCTCTCACCCAGCTGGAAACTCATGAGTCGGATCAGGTTGAGCGTTGCCGTCAAGCGGCAGAAACATGTTTAAATGTGCTTCTCAACGTGGAGACCGCAGACGAAATCAAAACATTTGCCGAAAAGGTCAATGGGGGAAGGCCGGTTGTATTGAGGCAACAGGTCTCTCCTACCCCTGCAGCAGCACCTTCTGGACCACCGCCACGCCTTCATGATGACACTGCCAGTCAACGCTCAGAGACCTCTGGTCCCGTCAGGACGCCCCCAG CACCTGAGCCCCAACCCCGCCATACCACACCCCTTGGCGGACTCAAGCGATTAGGTACCGTCATgaatagaaggaagagcatTATACAGCCCTCCGGAGGGGCTGCGTTCTTTTCGGATAAGAAACACCGCAGCCCTTTCGCGTCTTTCAAGCGGGGTGACTCTCGTGAAATGCAAATCCCCGAGTCACTACCGGATGAGGAACGCCCGGGTACTGCGTTGACTACTCAGGAAAACCACAATGAAGTTACACGTATCACCAGCGAAACCAATGACCACGAAGGCCACGGTCCGATGACCTCTATCCCGTCTACTCAGCCAGCACCAACAACTGCGAACGGGACAACATCCCCAGAGCCCCCTGCCGAGACAAGTTTCGCTGCCAGTGACTCAAATCAG ATGTATTGCAGACCGTTAATCTCACGTAGCAGCCACGGGTCGACTCCGAAGGATTCTCGGAACCACCTCAGACTATTGATGAGATCACTCGCGCTCAGAGAGAAGCAGCTGG TATGGAGGAGGCTGGCATCAATCTAA
- a CDS encoding coiled-coil domain-containing protein MAD1 (mitotic checkpoint protein MAD1): MVTLVGRFVAAELPSSARDVTKTPFVPLKSQSLVSSNLRRRMMRLIRLTNSLTDTEKEELRVQVNTLRYELENIKQERDLMVLRHEKELRDVQLKADADFRKAQAAESASHRANHKSETLAKELKEAQETALNEKGGLERKIRSLQDQNQSLQDDVDDTKAQLLDQERQAKYHINELETIRSSLQRTLEELQNDLQSARTDVQSTQEKLREREADVANLETENIRLKAEGSDAETVTVLKRELSEQVSHIRNLETTNREQSAELRLLRKVQKNVEVVEEQKKSLENQLQLMKEVESELRTVQIQKQMLEDERSSWTSLLQDNDEQAEVDSPEAVVKALLQERIEKATLVDKLGNVEAQFLEKDELIRSLETERSHLRQEIEKLRSNSAANGGAMAESRIRARLDRQRALAVKEVEYLRAQLKTFDTEEVTMNAEQSQFDVHKSEQIANLEKIVDEYRVELEKAHEELSKREPTEQQDAEPRGVKRPLSPAESDAENERLSILSRKNRTLQESLSKSEQASTLLRRELEATKSQLKSLKAKSRTRVLELRDNPTAQAENLKLSTITTLKAENRDLLAQLQGDHNSVKVVPVSTLESLKLEIQEMERVVADKEKRMRRLKEIWTAKSSEFREAVASLLGYKLDFLPNGRVRVTSMFHLSPAYRHGDGDVPSDSRGPGSMGNGEENSIIFDGENGTMKISGGPNSLFAMEIRPLIKFWVEERKDIPCFLAAMTLDFYDKTTRAARM; this comes from the exons ATGGTGACACTGGTGGGACGCTTTGTTGCGGCAGAGTTACCGAGCTCAGCTCGTGATGTGACGAAAAC TCCATTCGTCCCTCTCAAGTCTCAAAGCCTGGTGAGCTCTAACCTTCGGCGGCGGATGATGCGTCTCATACGACTAACTAACTCTCTTACAGacacagaaaaggaagaactgCGTGTCCAAGTCAACACTTTAAGGTATGAATTGGAGAATATCAAACAGGAGCGGGATTTGATGGTACTGCGCCATGAGAAAGAGCTTCGGGATGTTCAATTAAAGGCAGATGCGGACTTCAGGAAAGCCCAG GCTGCAGAATCTGCCAGTCACCGTGCCAATCACAAGAGCGAGACTCTCGCCAAAGAGttgaaagaagctcaagaaaCCGCGCTGAATGAGAAAGGCGGCCTTGAGCGGAAGATCAGAAgcctccaagaccaaaaccaaagctTAcaggatgatgtcgatgaTACGAAAGCCCAATTACTGGATCAGGAGAGACAAGCCAAATACCATATCAACGAATTAGAGACTATTCGCTCATCCCTCCAGAGAACACTCGAAGAATTGCAAAATGATCTCCAGAGCGCTAGGACCGACGTACAGAGCACCCAAGAGAAACTGCGTGAACGAGAAGCAGATGTTGCCAACCTGGAAACCGAGAATATTCGACTGAAAGCCGAAGGAAGCGATGCAGAGACGGTAACTGTTCTCAAAAGAGAGCTTTCGGAGCAGGTCAGCCATATCAGGAACCTAGAGACTACGAATCGGGAACAAAGTGCGGAATTGCGGCTTCTTCGAAAAGTGCAGAAAAATGTCGAAGTGgtggaagagcagaagaaatCACTCGAGAATCAACTACAATTAATGAAGGAGGTGGAATCTGAGTTGAGAACAGTTCAGATCCAGAAGCAGATGCTCGAAGACGAGCGCAGTTCATGGACCAGTCTTCTACAGGATAACGATGAACAGGCCGAGGTCGACTCGCCAGAAGCAGTTGTGAAGGCTCTACTGCAGGAGCGGATTGAGAAAGCAACTCTCGTTGATAAACTTGGCAATGTCGAAGCGCAGTTTCTGGAGAAAGACGAGTTGATTAGAAGTTTGGAAACTGAGAGGAGCCACCTGCGACAGGAAATCGAAAAGCTCCGGAGTAACAGTGCTGCAAACGGAGGAGCCATGGCCGAGAGCAGAATTCGGGCAAGACTAGATCGCCAGCGAGCGCTCGCGGTGAAGGAGGTTGAATATCTCCGCGCACAATTGAAGACTTTTGACACGGAAGAAGTGACCATGAACGCGGAACAAAGCCAATTCGACGTGCATAAGTCAGAGCAGATCGCTaatttggagaagatcgttgATGAATACAGAGTAGAACTGGAGAAAGCTCACGAGGAACTCTCGAAACGGGAGCCTACTGAACAGCAGGATGCAGAACCTCGGGGTGTTAAGCGGCCTCTGTCCCCCGCTGAGAGCGATGCTGAGAACGAGCGTCTTTCTATCTTATCTCGGAAAAACAGGACTTTGCAAGAATCACTCTCTAAGTCTGAGCAGGCGTCAACCCTCCTACGCCGAGAGCTTGAAGCTACCAAATCTCAGCTCAAATCTCTCAAAGCCAAATCGCGCACACGCGTTCTTGAGCTCCGTGACAATCCCACAGCGCAAGCCGAGAATCTCAAACTCTCCACCATCACAACCCTCAAAGCTGAGAACCGTGACTTGCTTGCCCAACTCCAGGGCGACCACAACAGTGTCAAAGTTGTCCCCGTTAGCACCCTGGAGAGCCTCAAGTTAGAAATTCAAGAGATGGAGCGAGTCGTCGCAGATAAGGAGAAGCGCATGCGACGACTAAAGGAAATCTGGACCGCCAAGTCATCCGAGTTCCGCGAGGCTGTTGCATCCCTACTCGGATACAAACTAGACTTCCTCCCCAACGGCCGTGTACGAGTAACATCTATGTTCCACCTCTCCCCCGCCTACAGACATGGAGACGGAGACGTCCCTTCTGACTCTCGCGGACCTGGCAGCATGGGCAATGGTGAAGAAAACTCAATCATTTTCGACGGAGAAAATGGCACGATGAAGATTTCCGGTGGGCCGAACAGTCTATTCGCTATGGAAATCCGACCCCTCATCAAATTCTGGGTTGAGGAACGGAAAGATATACCCTGTTTCTTGGCCGCGATGACGTTGGATTTCTATGATAAGACTACCCGAGCTGCACGCATGTAG
- a CDS encoding OPT family oligopeptide transporter (predicted protein) produces the protein MSPPQLPNHHHMVVLQGDFVQIPEFNLPEPYTYTKTVYPQTTLANLHERIYDASILVLCAFPVDATALSEEKSRTDNDNAGFPSSSVLEGSPVTSAQSFTTRSLLVGLIIGALITFSNTYFGLQTGWISTMAMPSALIGFSVFKVFSKHLSYPFTPIENVLIQTVAGAVGTMPLGCGFVGVIPALEFLIRDGEDGPSGDGGVGEGGPLKLSFWKLVIWSLGVCLFGVVFAVPLRKEVIVREKLRFPSGTASALMLRVLHGSGQSDEKAKGRVSDNTGLGRDEEEEAPILSRVSEESGTGTLLRKTTLEEESSDKKDWRSKMRLLVGAFAVSGVYTLFSYFVPQVRDIPIFGLSLAHNWLWTLNPSPAYVGQGIIMGPSTCMHMLFGAVLGWGILSPFAKARGWAPGPVDSWDDGSKAWIVWVSLAIMLADSIVSLGWLVLRPAVKHAPKLKAKLLSSRLWRRVSSRGSAEYHPHDYISYSALSPISEESSIPSHLPALLAGMQAEAADEEDAPPSQLISTRTVLILLPLTLILNVVCMHFVFGDVMSPLLSSLATLLAVLLSIMGVRALGETDLNPVSGISKLTQLLFSLATPASHFSRRTALVTNLLAGAVSESGALQAGDMMQDLKTGHLLGASPKAQFYGQMIGSLVGAVLSTAVYKMYVNVYEVPGPMFQTPTAYVWIFTARLVTGQGLPPMAWEAASIAGAVFVVVTILRIVGTSSFANGGKRDATAWWRSYIPGGIAVAVGIFNVPSFTLARAIGGLIAWWWSRKHAKAQDLEPPTQAANEEQPQGNVRGADTRNPAAGPAPGQAIKDADAASSTVVVLASGLILGEGIISIVNLLLASGGVPHL, from the exons GTCGAGGACAGACAATGATAATGCCGGTTTTCCCTCGAGCTCTGTACTGGAAGGCTCGCCGGTCACCTCCGCCCAGAGCTTTACAACCAGATCCCTCCTAGTTGGCCTCATTATCGGCGCTCTCATCACGTTTTCGAACACATACTTCGGGCTGCAAACAGGATGGATTAGTACAATGGCAATGCCGTCTGCATTGATAGGATTCTCAGTCTTCAAAGTGTTCTCCAAGCATCTTTCCTATCCGTTTACTCCCATTGAGAATGTCCTCATTCAGACGGTAGCAGGGGCGGTTGGAACAATGCCACTAGGCTGTGGTTTTGTTGGTGTTATACCGGCATTGGAATTCCTTATAAGGGACGGTGAAGACGGGCCTTCTGGCGACGGAGGCGTCGGCGAGGGTGGACCGCTGAAACTTAGTTTCTGGAAGCTGGTTATCTGGAGTCTTGGGGTATGCTTGTTCGGGGTTGTCTTTGCCGTTCCGTTACGAAAAGAGGTCATTGTTCGCGAGAAGCTCAGGTTTCCTAGCGGTACAGCATCTGCGCTGATGCTGAGAGTCCTTCATGGAAGCGGACAGAGTGatgaaaaagcaaagggcaGGGTGAGTGACAACACAGGCTTGGggagagatgaagaggaagaggcgcCGATACTTTCTCGTGTATCCGAGGAGAGCGGTACCGGTACCCTACTGAGGAAAACTactttggaagaggagagcagtGACAAAAAGGATTGGAGGTCGAAGATGCGTCTCTTGGTTGGCGCGTTCGCAGTCTCCGGTGTTTAT ACGCTGTTTTCATACTTTGTCCCTCAAGTTCGCGATATTCCCATTTTCGGACTTTCGTTGGCGCATAATTGGCTATGGACTCTCAACCCATCACCAGCGTATGTCGGGCAAGGAATTATCATGGGACCTTCTACCTGCATGCATATGCTATTCGGTGCTGTTCTAGGCTGGGGTATCTTGTCCCCCTTTGCGAAAGCTCGCGGCTGGGCTCCTGGTCCTGTGGACAGCTGGGATGATGGAAGCAAGGCCTGGATTGTATGGGTTTCTCTGGCCATTATGCTCGCTGACTCGATCGTTAGCCTTGGCTGGCTAGTGCTCAGACCAGCTGTAAAGCATGCCCCCAAACTGAAGGCCAAGCTCCTCTCTAGTCGTCTTTGGCGTCGAGTTTCCTCTCGGGGCTCAGCGGAATATCATCCCCATGACTATATCAGCTACTCCGCATTGAGCCCTATCTCCGAAGAATCCTCTATACCAAGCCACCTCCCTGCTTTGCTGGCAGGAATGCAAGCTGAAGCCgctgatgaggaagacgcccctccatctcaactTATCTCCACAAGAACAGTGCTCATCTTGTTGCCCTTGACACTGATACTGAACGTTGTTTGCATGCACTTCGTCTTTGGTGATGTCATGTCTCCATTGCTCTCCAGCCTTGCAACCCTGCTGGCTGTTCTCTTATCTATAATGGGTGTCCGCGCTCTCGGCGAGACAGATTTGAACCCAGTATCTGGGATAAGTAAATTAACGCAACTGCTTTTCTCTCTCGCAACCCCCGCCTCCCACTTTTCCCGACGCACTGCATTAGTCACCAACCTTCTTGCTGGTGCAGTATCCGAGTCCGGTGCCCTACAGGCCGGAGATATGATGCAAGACTTAAAGACCGGCCACTTACTAGGTGCAAGCCCCAAGGCCCAGTTTTACGGCCAGATGATCGGTAGTCTCGTGGGCGCCGTGCTATCTACAGCAGTATACAAGATGTACGTGAACGTCTACGAGGTCCCAGGTCCAATGTTCCAGACCCCAACGGCATACGTCTGGATCTTCACAGCCCGCCTGGTCACAGGCCAAGGCCTCCCTCCAATGGCATGGGAAGCGGCCTCAATAGCTGGAGCAGTTTTCGTCGTCGTCACTATTCTCCGTATTGTCGGTACGTCCAGCTTCGCCAATGGCGGCAAACGCGACGCAACAGCCTGGTGGCGATCATATATTCCGGGCGGTATCGCCGTCGCCGTCGGCATCTTCAACGTCCCCTCATTCACCCTCGCTAGAGCCATTGGCGGACTGATCGCCTGGTGGTGGTCTCGAAAGCACGCTAAGGCCCAGGACCTTGAACCTCCCACTCAAGCAGCCAACGAGGAACAGCCCCAGGGGAATGTCCGGGGGGCAGATACTAGAAATCCCGCGGCAGGACCCGCACCCGGACAAGCTATTAAAGATGCTGATGCTGCGTCCTCAACTGTCGTGGTTCTGGCGTCCGGGCTGATCCTAGGTGAAGGTATCATTAGCATCGttaatcttcttctggcaAGTGGAGGAGTTCCGCATCTTTAG
- a CDS encoding SH3 domain protein (predicted protein), with protein sequence MVHAHNHHHGPSLEARSPDHDDDGQEVTVVYVTASADFDGPIGGYVTGEDPKTKTAAATVGVGPAVQQSRTSTKEEPTTTEKPSKKTTAVETKPTATTKIETTETTKEQPTKTKETTKATEKETSTTDQKDTPTAMTTFSTATSSTSSLSNTGLEEAAATHTSSLDKSAASSTALPGASGSEGLTGGAKAGIAIGVILGVGLIAVFIFFFMRKKRQGQKIDEIEPENEKAFAASSVAPPPPPPKFEPMTPTKPPQLNVRPVTQFAPDLTPSATGALSAAGAGATLGATAAASRNLTEHASPPHTPQSNAGTSDPFTDPVNPFSNQAEAPSPSNVARPITPPTAPETMTPPDPVPAEAAVGAAAAGAVVAAAAGGAAVAAVASSKSTENDHPSQPESSEPKIDSQPEHAETSPVNAPDDNEAPGPSPPVVAAVPAFGPSEHGPPPPPAPTNVHRVQMDFSPSMEDELELHVGQLVRLLHEYDDGWALCIRMDHSQQGVVPRSCLSSRPVKPRARPPPGAVPGPRGPQMMGPHGPKPPGAMPNPRFYPPGGRPMSPARPMSPGRPMSPAHPGYAGPPPPRPHPQRPMSPAQFPPAPRSFSPGPGPRPMPPRSMSPGPYGLPGMQRPEMPVNQRQRSNSAGGPVPRTTGPPGPSPLAAPRTPPPSGALPAVPNPAPAPTSAPVEAPVPGSNTPPQ encoded by the coding sequence ATGGTTCATGCCCATAATCACCACCATGGCCCCAGCCTGGAGGCACGAAGTCCCGACCATGACGATGACGGACAAGAAGTCACGGTGGTTTATGTGACTGCTTCCGCAGACTTTGATGGTCCTATAGGTGGTTATGTGACAGGTGAAgacccaaagacaaagactgCCGCTGCCACAGTCGGCGTTGGCCCTGCAGTTCAACAAAGTCGCACATCTACAAAGGAGGAGCCAACTACGACTGAGAAACCATCGAAGAAAACTACGGCAGTGGAGACGAAGCCAACAGCCACCACCAAGATTGAGACGACtgagaccaccaaggaaCAGCCGACTAAGACGAAAGAGACTACTAAGGCAACTGAGAAAGAGACATCCACGACCGATCAGAAGGACACCCCAACAGCAATGACTACCTTCTCAACAGCTacctcctccacttcctccttgtccaaTACTGGATTGGAAGAGGCTGCTGCCACGCATACGTCGTCTTTGGATAAATCAGCTGCTTCGTCAACCGCTCTTCCTGGAGCGTCTGGGTCTGAAGGCCTTACAGGAGGTGCAAAAGCGGGTATTGCGATTGGCGTAATTCTCGGGGTCGGCTTGATCGcggttttcattttctttttcatgcGCAAAAAGAGGCAGGGCCAAAAAATTGACGAAATAGAGCCCGAAAATGAGAAAGCATTTGCTGCCAGCAGCGTAGCACCTCCGCCGCCTCCGCCCAAATTTGAGCCGATGACTCCTACCAAGCCACCGCAGCTCAACGTTCGGCCGGTGACCCAGTTTGCACCCGATCTCACCCCCTCTGCCACAGGCGCTCTCTCTGCGGCTGGTGCAGGCGCAACTCTCGGAGCAACCGCCGCTGCATCGCGCAACCTCACTGAACACGCCTCACCACCCCACACTCCGCAATCGAATGCAGGCACCTCGGATCCTTTCACTGACCCGGTGAATCCCTTCAGTAACCAGGCGGAGGCCCCATCCCCCAGTAATGTGGCCAGACCGATAACCCCTCCAACTGCCCCTGAAACCATGACGCCTCCAGATCCGGTTCCTGCTGAAGCCGCTGTAGGAGCGGCTGCTGCAGGTGCGGTGGTGGCTGCAGCGGCTGGAGGTGCTGCAGTTGCTGCAgttgcttcttccaagtCTACTGAGAATGATCATCCTAGTCAACCCGAAAGCTCTGAGCCGAAGATTGACTCTCAGCCTGAACATGCGGAAACGAGCCCTGTCAATGCTCCAGACGACAATGAGGCACCTGGTCCTAGTCctcctgttgttgctgcaGTTCCTGCTTTTGGTCCTTCTGAACATGGTCCACCTCCCCCTCCAGCTCCTACCAATGTGCATCGCGTACAGATGGACTTCAGTCCTTCCATGGAAGATGAATTGGAGCTTCATGTCGGTCAGCTTGTTCGCCTCCTCCATGAATACGATGACGGGTGGGCTCTCTGTATCAGAATGGATCATTCACAGCAAGGAGTGGTCCCTCGTTCATGTCTCTCTTCTCGCCCTGTGAAGCCTCGGGCTCGTCCTCCTCCGGGGGCTGTCCCTGGTCCACGTGGTCCACAAATGATGGGACCCCATGGCCCTAAGCCTCCTGGTGCTATGCCAAATCCTCGTTTCTATCCCCCAGGTGGTCGCCCAATGTCGCCAGCGCGCCCCATGTCCCCAGGACGTCCCATGTCTCCGGCTCATCCTGGCTATGCTGGGCCCCCGCCACCGCGTCCTCATCCACAGCGCCCGATGTCCCCTGCTCAATTTCCTCCTGCTCCCCGATCATTCTCGCCAGGGCCAGGCCCTCGACCAATGCCGCCTCGCTCGATGAGCCCGGGCCCTTACGGTCTCCCAGGAATGCAACGACCGGAGATGCCTGTCAATCAGCGGCAACGTAGCAACAGTGCTGGCGGGCCAGTCCCACGCACCACCGGGCCACCAGGGCCAAGTCCCTTGGCTGCTCCTCgaactccacctccatcaGGCGCGCTGCCAGCAGTTCCCAACCCGGCCCCAGCCCCCACTTCAGCCCCGGTCGAAGCTCCAGTCCCGGGAAGTAACACGCCACCCCAGTGA
- a CDS encoding uncharacterized protein (predicted protein): MPLCHIADGLSIQRAQQTGVRRNVGTLRGRRDVRNTVFIPNPTQGSDVPTQPSGSDVPMPVSPGLPSKHAASPSIATEDHALSDTTSVRSGHTLHGSSGAVAHPDLHEPGLNASIIETVNAWFSDGVVTKSSVIGELALAYNGTPNANTTVRLENFQVLEKVAANPHFVSEEKDKDLSDEKRGQYSIHIPTIARPSPIVAFKYQLHVDASDSSAYCPVIFKPVWNIEEHQASVIVFYSLNPSFTSSVPRESVTLKNLILTVNLDTSPEEGREVAHATSAVMYPNTGASFRRKHSAVTWKLPEFEVTAGSDGKLLVRFSTATSWPRKGKVEAKFEVHTLDAGSRLGISAASPTEEITPKGSDPFADEDSGAPDDAQPSLTWKEVPTTRKLVGARRTVPVSRYHRNCLCRISLE, from the exons ATGCCCCTTTGTCACATTGCTGACGGTCTTTCCATTCAGCGAGCCCAGCAAACTGGTGTGAGGCGCAATGTAGGGACTTTGCGCGGCCGGCGTGACGTCCGTAACACAGTTTTCATTCCTAATCCAACGCAAGGTAGTGATGTCCCTACTCAACCATCTGGGTCTGACGTCCCTATGCCGGTCTCGCCGGGTCTCCCATCAAAGCATGCGGCTTCTCCCAGCATTGCAACAGAAGATCATGCTCTGTCAGATACAACCTCGGTACGCTCGGGGCACACCTTGCACGGTAGCTCAGGTGCAGTTGCACACCCTGATCTCCACGAACCAGGTCTGAACGCGTCTATCATTGAAACGGTTAATGCATGGTTCTCCGACGGTGTTGTAACCAAGTCATCCGTTATCGGAGAGCTTGCATTGGCATACAACGGAACCCCCAACGCGAACACCACAGTTCGTTTAGAAAATTTCCAGGTACTGGAGAAGGTAGCTGCAAACCCTCATTTTGTgagtgaagagaaagataaggaTCTATCGGATGAGAAAAGAGGACAATACAGCATACATATTCCCACAATTGCTCGCCCCTCACCGATAGTGGCTTTCAAGTACCAACTTCATGTTGACGCATCCGACTCTTCTGCCTACTGTCCGGTTATTTTCAAACCTGTATGGAACATTGAGGAACATCAGGCTAGTGTCATCGTTTTCTATTCGTTGAATCCGTCATTCACATCTTCCGTACCAAGAGAATCAGTCACCCTTAAGAATCTGATTCTGACGGTGAACCTGGATACATCTCCTGAGGAGGGCCGAGAAGTGGCCCATGCTACGAGTGCCGTCATGTATCCTAATACGGGGGCGTCCTTCCGTCGCAAGCACTCGGCGGTGACCTGGAAGTTGCCTGAGTTCGAAGTTACAGCTGGATCTGACGGCAAGCTGCTGGTTCGATTCTCAACGGCAACTAGTTGgccaagaaaagggaaggTCGAGGCAAAATTCGAGGTCCATACTCTTGATGCTGGCTCGCGACTGGGAATCAGTGCCGCGTCGCCAACGGAGGAGATTACGCCAAAGGGATCTGATCCTTTTGCGGACGAAGACTCCGGCGCACCTGACGATGCTCAACCCTCCCTAACATGGAAAGAAGTCCCTACTACTCGCAAGCTGGTTGGAG CCCGCCGGACCGTTCCAGTTTCGAGATACCACCGTAACTGTCTTTGTCGGATTTCTTTGGAATAG
- a CDS encoding putative cell division protein kinase (Ctk1) (protein kinase PCTAIRE and related kinases) yields the protein MADWKKALGFTDRLTAIQSLTTAYQRASSSAAFAEAQSQAKRFETEAYDQATSKEEYDQFCQKAIDAAEATGSAAPVISCPDLVQNKEGVEDWPAGQDIGPYKACLHHFDGLHSTIYKSRRTDGTLVAVKVTVPHLLVPPHDAKCEVQLLRETAGTHVIPLLETLKLDGGRLILVFPFMKHDFEHLLRRGMLTATQTRSHLRDLFRALAHVHELGVIHRDIKPSNILLDSPDGPAYLADFGIAWKEGHNETEPADKKITDVGTTCYRPPEILFGYKGYDSALDLWAAGCVVAEAVAVGHKQLFDSGPLGSDLSLIQSIFQTLGTPDEEIWPEQETEKLPDWGKVEFYRYPAKSWDDILRGASSKGRDLVSQLVRYESSQRISATEALRHPYFSAC from the exons ATGGCCGATTGGAAGAAAGCTCTTGGCTTCACAGACAGGCTAACAGCCATCCAATCTTT GACAACAGCTTACCAACGTGCGTCGTCTTCTGCTGCATTTGCAGAGGCGCAGTCTCAGGCAAAGAGATTTGAGACCGAAGCCTATGATCAGGCCACATCGAAG GAAGAATATGATCAATTTtgccagaaggccattgaCGCAGCCGAAGCCACTGGTTCGGCTGCTCCTGTAATTAGTTGCCCCGATCTGGTACAGAATAAGGAAGGGGTAGAGGACTGGCCTGCAGGCCAGGATATTGGACCATACAAGGCATGCCTTCATCATTTCGACGGGCTTCATTCCACCATCTACAAATCCAGACGTACAGATGGGACCCTAGTTGCTGTGAAAGTTACTGTTCCCCATCTTTTAGTACCGCCACATGACGCGAAGTGCGAAGTTCAGCTCTTACGAGAAACCGCTGGAACTCATGTGATACCTTTACTCGAAACGCTAAAACTTGACGGAGGACGACTGATTCTGGTGTTCCCCTTCATGAAACATGACTTTGAACATCTATTGCGTCGAGGCATGTTGACTGCTACGCAGACCAGGTCACATTTGCGTGATTTGTTTCGGGCCTTGGCGCATGTCCATGAGTTGGGAGTTATACATCGGGACATAAAACCTTCGAATATTCTCTTGGACTCACCCGATGGACCAGCCTACTTGGCAGACTTTGGGATTGCTTGGAAGGAGGGCCATAACGAAACTGAACCAGCGGATAAAAAGATTACAGACGTGGGAACCACATGTTATCGACCTCCCGAGATATTGTTTGGTTATAAAGGATATGACTCAGCTCTCGACCTTTGGGCGGCTGGGTGCGTGGTCGCGGAGGCTGTAGCTGTAGGGCACAAGCAACTTTTCGACTCTGGGCCTCTAGGCAGCGATCTCTCGCTTATCCAATCTATATTCCAGACCTTGGGTACTCCTGACGAAGAGATATGGCCG GAACAGGAGACCGAGAAACTTCCAGACTGGGGCAAGGTGGAATTCTATAGATATCCTGCCAAGTCGTGGGATGACATCCTCCGAGGGGCCTCCTCGAAAGGTCGGGACTTAGTAAGCCAACTGGTGCGTTATGAGAGTAGCCAGCGCATTTCTGCTACAGAG GCTCTCAGGCATCCCTATTTTTCCGCGTGTTAA